In Lachancea thermotolerans CBS 6340 chromosome H complete sequence, a single genomic region encodes these proteins:
- the SFG1 gene encoding Sfg1p (weakly similar to uniprot|Q12507 Saccharomyces cerevisiae YOR315W Protein of unknown function found in the cytoplasm and the nucleus potential Cdc28p substrate), whose product MQALTRTPTKQINNNDAAFGLAHHTRTARLTPRAQVVEEALAAPPLRLGSKSGYRFPARSVESPSKPSRAHRRRPVSIAFADGSYQMPVLTKDVPELNSDEDTLSDDSCASGNSIISPSTSLSVTPPEACAFENQDSNSPPSLKDFLLSSALMHSSLLNDGALHDGPEGHSEANTTDILPLFRTHSRKQMPIVPKPLPHRHRRERVLKSILKKPSSPDFLNFVVTATNGSLVDATIFATEINSCSNKVPLPTTVWEKVTIPVNVEIRDKFKKSRAQLIGGYYDDCGTTEDDQPQEGPSDIKDAAVIRGYECSFTGTKADDGNEKGLSMETGKSLRWAHKA is encoded by the coding sequence ATGCAAGCACTAACAAGGACGCCCACTAAGCAGATCAATAATAACGATGCGGCCTTTGGGCTTGCACACCATACACGCACGGCCAGGTTAACACCAAGGGCTCAGGTGGTTGAGGAAGCGCTGGCCGCTCCTCCACTTCGACTGGGTTCAAAATCCGGGTACAGATTTCCGGCACGCAGTGTTGAGTCACCCTCAAAACCCTCCCGGGCACACCGCAGAAGGCCCGTTTCAATCGCATTTGCCGACGGTAGCTACCAAATGCCTGTGCTTACTAAAGATGTGCCAGAGCTGAACTCTGACGAAGACACATTAAGCGATGACAGCTGCGCGAGTGGAAACAGTATTATCAGTCCCTCTACATCACTTTCAGTTACACCGCCCGAAGCGTGCGCGTTCGAAAACCAAGACTCTAATAGCCCCCCTTCGTTGAAGGACTTTTTATTGTCATCGGCCTTAATGCATTCAAGCCTTCTCAATGATGGCGCTCTTCATGATGGTCCAGAAGGACATTCTGAGGCAAACACAACTGACATTTTGCCGCTGTTTCGCACGcattcaagaaaacagatGCCAATAGTCCCTAAGCCTCTCCCACACCGCCATCGTAGGGAGCGGGTGCTCAAATCAATACTGAAGAAGCCATCTAGCCctgactttttgaactttgttGTAACCGCCACCAATGGCTCTTTGGTTGATGCAACGATATTTGCCACGGAAATCAATTCCTGTTCTAACAAAGTGCCACTTCCAACTACTGTCTGGGAGAAGGTTACGATCCCCGTAAACGTTGAGATCAGagacaagttcaaaaagagtcGGGCACAGCTGATAGGAGGATATTACGACGACTGCGGCACCACAGAGGATGACCAGCCCCAGGAAGGCCCTAGCGATATCAAAGACGCTGCCGTGATCCGCGGATACGAATGCAGTTTTACTGGCACAAAAGCTGATGATGGTAATGAGAAAGGGTTAAGCATGGAGACAGGGAAGTCTTTGAGATGGGCTCATAAGGCTTAA
- the RRG7 gene encoding Rrg7p (similar to uniprot|Q08774 Saccharomyces cerevisiae YOR305W Hypothetical ORF) — MPRNGAACFKRLAHNLAIRKYLQNNIAIADSTVFQGTLYEHTVVRELSEKLLVKNLEVCGGSYDGGIDIRGKWPVDQIFKTARERFDLSAEFPKKASVNGAQFKPVRHKLDSKSPFRPLNVLVQCKAFKNAKITGKEIRESMGAFSSCVPASRRTQYVLMLSSPNMLTRDGLNVMNGLAIPLVYIRVEMLKSHQGWFDLENSGKLQNYYENEFASKFLQNCGVSQWLKFKLYQSLSQEAVSKTAGGLSGLEASNVN, encoded by the coding sequence ATGCCCAGAAACGGAGCTGCTTGCTTTAAAAGACTGGCGCATAATCTGGCGATACGTAAATACTTGCAGAACAATATCGCGATTGCGGACTCCACGGTTTTCCAGGGCACTCTTTATGAACATACTGTTGTTCGGGAGCTGAGCGAGAAGTTGCTGGTGAAAAACCTTGAGGTTTGCGGTGGTTCCTATGATGGAGGAATAGACATTCGCGGGAAATGGCCTGTGGatcaaatattcaaaactGCCCGCGAAAGATTTGACCTCAGTGCCGAGTTTCCCAAGAAAGCCAGTGTCAATGGAGCCCAGTTCAAGCCCGTACGACATAAGCTAGACTCGAAGTCGCCGTTCAGGCCTTTGAATGTCTTGGTGCAATGcaaagccttcaaaaacgCCAAGATAACAGGCAAGGAAATAAGAGAATCTATGGGTGCGTTTTCATCTTGCGTTCCGGCATCGCGCCGGACCCAGTACGTACTCATGCTGAGCTCCCCCAACATGCTGACGCGCGATGGTCTTAATGTGATGAATGGTCTGGCAATTCCGCTAGTCTACATACGGGTTGAGATGCTGAAGTCACACCAAGGGTGGTTCGACTTAGAGAACTCGGGAAAGCTACAGAACTACTACGAGAACGAGTTcgcttcaaagtttttgcAAAACTGCGGTGTTTCGCAATGgctgaagttcaagttGTATCAGTCTCTCTCCCAAGAAGCTGTGTCGAAGACTGCCGGCGGTCTTTCTGGTCTCGAAGCCTCGAATGTTAACTAG
- the SNU66 gene encoding U4/U6-U5 snRNP complex subunit SNU66 (weakly similar to uniprot|Q12420 Saccharomyces cerevisiae YOR308C SNU66 66kD U4/U6.U5 snRNP associated protein): protein MAHEISLSLEETNKLRLSLGLKPINAKADDKKDVSRTQGKENKREPNDKSEGAGADSHGYERSAFIDDKVSKLRWNLKRAKSKISSPVTLVDEDDAADGQDWLTSVGTRKKPKRTLDKVYEEQEEASQDVELGMKISHRMSDFSGRRNVILTLQEASVDAEDKEDVLVDEGVTQDLQQAKRLELKRMNQDRKRKGVGANFVSENEDQEATSLRLVNGKIVDEETLTLQQEPEASQDNRIKASIEPSASEDEERQTTDFAPIKIKKRKKLKSSSLSQKRSRPVSQIPKVTLVNEDAEDPAEEELQGFLKIRKSRSSKADSSERSAEQIAIEARKEALERKERATKVANVKISQEMVLDENSVFLHNLKKDLISNKSSSHKFEKLNLKAPASDEAQSVPGSKATDERASVFEKKDEPQFHEGLASTLSFLKERNVLPQQPKASTASLRSKDLELLALKQKLETRKVKEKFKEELSQDKIQYSREELDRIEELQHQEIAKRNQSLQKERLAGYNPEVKLTYKDERGNELTTKEAYKQLSQAFHGTHSNRRKLTKAQRKVEQRNQQNQHENFM, encoded by the coding sequence ATGGCGCATGAGATATCCCTCTCTTtagaagaaacaaataaGCTAAGGCTTTCTCTTGGCTTGAAACCCATCAACGCTAAAGCTGACGACAAGAAAGACGTTTCAAGAACGCAaggcaaagaaaataaaagGGAACCTAACGACAAGAGcgaaggagcaggagcagatTCTCACGGTTACGAGAGGAGCGCATTCATAGATGATAAAGTTTCAAAGCTGCGATGGAATCTCAAACGAGCTAAAAGTAAGATTTCTTCCCCAGTGACGCTAGTTGACGAAGACGATGCAGCAGATGGACAAGATTGGCTGACATCAGTTGGTACCAGAAAAAAGCCCAAGAGGACACTAGATAAGGTCTAcgaagagcaagaagaagcctcCCAAGATGTGGAGCTCGGCATGAAGATTTCACATCGCATGTCTGATTTTTCTGGTCGGAGAAATGTAATTTTAACTCTTCAGGAGGCAAGCGTCGATGCAGAGGACAAGGAAGATGTGCTCGTCGATGAAGGCGTTACTCAAGACCTGCAGCAGGCGAAACGTCTCGAATTGAAAAGGATGAACCAAGATAGGAAGCGAAAAGGGGTTGGTGCAAACTTTGTGAGCGAGAatgaagaccaagaagctaCCTCGTTACGCCTAGTTAATGGCAAGATTGTTGACGAAGAAACGCTCACACTACAGCAAGAACCCGAAGCGTCTCAAGATAACAGGATCAAAGCCTCTATCGAGCCTTCAGCAAGTGAAGATGAGGAACGCCAAACCACGGACTTCGCGCCgatcaaaatcaaaaagcgTAAAAAGCTTAAAAGTTCATCACTGTCACAAAAACGGTCTCGCCCAGTATCGCAGATCCCTAAGGTCACATTAGTAAACGAAGACGCAGAAGATcctgctgaagaagagttACAGgggtttttgaaaattaGGAAATCCAGAAGTTCTAAGGCCGACTCGAGTGAAAGGAGCGCTGAGCAGATTGCAATTGAAGCAAGGAAAGAGGCGCTAGAAAGAAAAGAGCGCGCTACAAAGGTTGCTAATGTCAAGATTAGTCAAGAAATGGTATTGGATGAAAACAGCGTTTTTCTTCAtaatttgaagaaagatctCATCTCTAACAAAAGCTCTTCCCATAAGTTCGAAAAGTTGAACTTAAAAGCGCCAGCATCAGATGAGGCGCAATCTGTTCCTGGGTCGAAAGCGACTGATGAAAGAGCcagtgtttttgaaaagaaggacgAACCTCAATTTCATGAGGGTCTCGCGTCAACCTTAAGTTTCCTGAAAGAGCGCAATGTGTTGCCGCAACAGCCTAAAGCATCCACAGCCTCATTGCGCAGCAAGGACCTCGAGCTCTTAGCGCTGAAGCAGAAACTCGAAACACGCAAGGtcaaagagaagttcaaggagGAGTTGTCTCAAGACAAAATACAATATAGTAGGGAAGAGCTCGACAGAATAGAAGAACTTCAGCATCAAGAAATAGCCAAACGAAATCAGTCACTACAAAAAGAGCGGCTGGCTGGGTACAATCCAGAAGTCAAGCTAACCTACAAAGATGAACGCGGCAACGAGCTCACGACAAAAGAGGCTTACAAACAGTTATCGCAAGCATTTCATGGTACACATTCGAATCGGAGGAAGCTCACAAAAGCGCAACGGAAAGTCGAGCAAAGGAACCAGCAGAACCAACACGAAAATTTCATGTGA
- the YHM2 gene encoding Yhm2p (highly similar to uniprot|Q04013 Saccharomyces cerevisiae YMR241W YHM2 Yeast suppressor gene of HM mutant (abf2) DNA-binding protein mtDNA stabilizing protein mitochondrial inner membrane protein with low homology to RIM2) — protein MSIAPTQPAELKKKPVSFSNILLGAGLNLCEVTTLGQPLEVTKTTMAANRNLNFLQSVKHIWSRGGVFGFYQGLIPWAWIEASTKGAVLLFVSAEAEYQFKSLGLGNFGAGIMGGVSGGVAQAYLTMGFCTCMKTVEITKAKSVAGGAPQSSWAAFKDIYRKEGIRGINKGVNAVAIRQMTNWGSRFGLSRLVEEGIRNVTGKTNPDEKLSPLEKIFASAVGGGLSAWNQPIEVIRVEMQSKKEDPNRPKNLTVGSAFRYIYQSSGLKGLYRGVTPRIGLGVWQTVFMVGFGDIAKEFVGKLTGETPVAKH, from the coding sequence ATGTCCATCGCTCCAACTCAGCCagcagagctcaagaaaaagccagtGTCGTTCTCCAACATCCTGTTGGGTGCAGGTCTCAACCTCTGCGAGGTTACGACCCTGGGGCAGCCTCTGGAGGTTACCAAAACCACCATGGCTGCAAACCGTaacttgaattttttgcaATCGGTTAAACACATCTGGTCTCGTGGCGGTGTTTTCGGCTTCTACCAGGGTCTAATCCCTTGGGCTTGGATCGAAGCGTCCACTAAGGGCGCGGTTCTGTTGTTCGTCTCCGCGGAGGCCGAGTACCAGTTCAAGAGTCTGGGTCTAGGCAACTTCGGTGCCGGGATTATGGGTGGTGTGTCCGGTGGTGTTGCGCAGGCTTACCTAACTATGGGCTTCTGTACTTGCATGAAGACCGTTGAAATCACCAAAGCCAAGTCTGTTGCGGGTGGTGCTCCCCAATCGTCCTGGGCagccttcaaagacatttACCGCAAAGAGGGTATTAGAGGTATCAACAAGGGTGTCAATGCCGTGGCCATTAGACAGATGACCAACTGGGGGTCTCGTTTCGGGCTTTCAAGATTGGTTGAAGAGGGAATCAGAAATGTTACTGGTAAGACCAACCCAGACGAGAAACTTTCGCCATTGGAGAAGATTTTCGCTTCTGCCGTTGGTGGTGGTTTAAGTGCTTGGAACCAACCTATTGAGGTCATCAGAGTCGAAATGCAGTCTAAGAAAGAGGATCCTAACAGACCTAAGAATTTGACAGTGGGCTCCGCCTTTAGATACATTTACCAATCCAGTGGGCTCAAGGGTCTTTACCGTGGTGTCACTCCAAGAATCGGTCTAGGTGTCTGGCAGACTGTCTTCATGGTCGGATTCGGTGATATCGCTAAAGAGTTTGTCGGCAAGTTGACTGGTGAGACTCCCGTTGCTAAGCATTGA
- the SPS4 gene encoding Sps4p (some similarities with uniprot|P09937 Saccharomyces cerevisiae YOR313C SPS4 Protein whose expression is induced during sporulation not required for sporulation heterologous expression in E. coli induces the SOS response that senses DNA damage) yields MSESVESSKSFERAKTFPLLQQTHEFLTQLPACRVLEANAKPILSSIASSKPAKWMLPAAKMADNIADKGLELAESWAPSLKTKTYQDLRHDALVPFNYSKETVGKAANATLGAADTYVYEPAHAHMSAFRQFYNEKVYDTNGRPLVRGSIDPLVGPCNQRLEAVTKAYFPDGEEVPSNGYSTEVSRTLALSVNFVQRMAPWANRKVTDLALAPYNYASHVNAVFNGNLDKQESLSLANSWTATREALCTLNEEALQYVKPKGKNSNIVAQ; encoded by the coding sequence ATGTCTGAGTCCGTCGAGTCATCTAAGTCTTTCGAACGCGCGAAGACATTTCCGTTGCTGCAGCAAACGCACGAATTTCTTACTCAGCTTCCAGCTTGCCGGGTTCTTGAAGCAAACGCGAAACCCATCCTCAGCTCAATAGCGAGTTCCAAACCTGCAAAATGGATGTTGCCTGCCGCAAAAATGGCAGACAACATAGCAGACAAGGGACTGGAGCTTGCCGAGAGCTGGGCaccaagcttgaaaacaaaaacctATCAAGACCTGCGTCACGACGCTCTGGTGCCCTTCAATTACTCCAAAGAAACAGTCGGCAAAGCCGCAAATGCCACGCTGGGTGCTGCTGACACCTATGTCTACGAGCCGGCACACGCTCACATGTCCGCATTCAGGCAGTTTTACAACGAGAAAGTCTACGACACAAATGGCAGGCCTCTAGTCAGAGGCTCCATAGACCCATTGGTGGGGCCTTGTAACCAGAGACTCGAGGCTGTGACAAAGGCGTACTTTCCCGATGGCGAGGAGGTGCCTTCCAATGGCTACAGTACCGAAGTCTCACGCACTCTAGCACTGAGTGTCAACTTTGTCCAGCGCATGGCGCCTTGGGCCAACAGAAAGGTCACTGACTTAGCATTGGCTCCCTACAACTACGCCTCGCACGTGAACGCTGTTTTCAACGGCAACCTCGACAAGCAGGAAAGCCTATCGTTGGCTAATTCGTGGACTGCAACACGCGAAGCCCTATGCACCTTAAATGAGGAAGCTTTGCAGTACGTTAAACCAAAAGGAAAAAACTCAAACATTGTTGCCCAGTAA
- the RPL20B gene encoding 60S ribosomal protein eL20 (highly similar to uniprot|P0C2I0 Saccharomyces cerevisiae YMR242c RPL20A and highly similar to uniprot|P0C2I0 Saccharomyces cerevisiae YOR312C RPL20B): MRIFAPNVVVAKSRYWYFLQRLHKVKKASGEIVSVNGISEAHPTTVKNFGVWVRYDSRSGTHNMYKEIRDVSRVGAIESLYQDMAARHRARFRSIHILKIAEIEKTADVKRPYVKQFLTKDLKFPLPHRVQKSTKTFAYKRPSTYY; this comes from the coding sequence ATGAGAATCTTTGCTCCAAACGTGGTCGTCGCCAAGTCCCGTTACTGGTACTTCTTGCAAAGACTGCACAAGGTCAAGAAGGCTTCTGGTGAAATCGTCTCCGTCAACGGCATCAGTGAGGCTCATCCAACCACCGTCAAGAACTTCGGCGTGTGGGTCAGATACGACTCCAGATCCGGTACTCACAACATGTACAAGGAGATTAGAGACGTTTCCAGAGTCGGTGCTATCGAGTCTTTGTACCAAGACATGGCTGCTAGACACAGAGCTAGATTTAGATCCATCCACATCTTGAAGATCGCCGAGATCGAGAAGACCGCCGACGTCAAGAGACCATACGTCAAGCAGTTCTTGACCAAGGACTTGAAGTTCCCATTGCCACACAGAGTCCAGAAGTCCACCAAGACTTTCGCCTACAAGAGACCTTCCACTTACTACTAA
- the DGK1 gene encoding diacylglycerol kinase (similar to uniprot|Q12382 Saccharomyces cerevisiae YOR311C HSD1 Endoplasmic reticulum (ER)- resident membrane protein overproduction induces enlargement of ER-like membrane structures and suppresses a temperature-sensitive sly1 mutation): MVDVQTTSEGDPSASPQLKQRFKTQSKSESNSDEHLPLAQIRLKSHEWFGEFITKHEIPRKAFHSSIGFITLYLYTTGMDYRNVKWPLIVAFAILLPLDLIRLRWNAINKLYCRCVGALMRKSEIHTYNGVLWYLLGLIFAFSFFPKDVALISLFLLSWCDTAASTFGCKFGHLTPKLARNKSLAGSIAAFVVGFLVCLLFYGVFVPHYAYVNSPGELSWSAETSRLSLTQFSLLGGVVAALSEGIDLFNWDDNFTIPVLSAIFMNAVIRFAKAT, translated from the coding sequence ATGGTAGATGTACAGACCACCAGCGAGGGGGACCCTTCGGCCTCCCCTCAGCTAAAACAAAGGTTCAAAACACAGTCCAAATCTGAATCCAATAGCGATGAACATCTTCCGCTGGCACAGATCCGCTTAAAGAGCCACGAGTGGTTTGGCGAATTTATTACAAAGCACGAGATACCAAGGAAAGCTTTCCATTCTTCTATCGGCTTCATAACCCTCTACCTATACACCACGGGAATGGACTACCGAAATGTTAAATGGCCCCTGATAGTAGCCTTTGCCATCCTGCTCCCGCTAGACCTGATCCGTCTAAGGTGGAACGCAATCAACAAGCTATATTGCCGATGCGTTGGTGCGCTTATGCGTAAGAGTGAAATCCATACCTATAACGGCGTTCTGTGGTACCTGTTGGGCCTGATCTTTGCATTTTCATTCTTCCCCAAAGACGTCGCGCTGATTTCGCTGTTCCTGCTAAGCTGGTGCGACACAGCGGCCTCAACCTTTGGCTGCAAGTTTGGTCACCTCACTCCAAAGCTTGCCAGAAACAAGTCCCTTGCAGGATCCATCGCTGCATTCGTTGTGGGTTTTTTGGTCTGCCTACTATTTTACGGAGTCTTTGTTCCACACTATGCCTACGTGAACTCGCCAGGTGAGCTAAGCTGGTCTGCGGAGACCAGCAGATTGTCGTTGACACAATTTTCTCTACTCGGCGGCGTTGTTGCCGCATTAAGCGAGGGCATCGACCTATTCAATTGGGACGACAATTTCACCATCCCAGTTCTCTCCGCTATTTTCATGAACGCGGTGATTCGCTTTGCCAAGGCCACCTAG
- the SLY41 gene encoding Sly41p (similar to uniprot|P22215 Saccharomyces cerevisiae YOR307C SLY41 multicopy suppressor of ypt1 deletion homolog of chloroplast phosphate transporter) translates to MITTQSTTQSTTTKRRNSVHTNLFDPKLYQVPTLPQGYHKSPNSAPRSSIPEKPIAGNENLLQQKVDHLIPEQLRGYLPVVNARVTSLCCVWYITSSISSNLSKAILSTFPHPVALTELQFLISGALCLLFVSLANWLSSDKLKKSSASKTLLSFPEGILPSYLDGDFKKCVLRKFLTPCKLALTTTLPMGLFQLVGHISSHKATSLIPVSLVHSVKALSPIMTVCFYRFFKGKHYNRMTYLTLVPLICGVIITCWSTHGHKKPSESANEKTFVLGLFFALLSMGIFVSQNIFAKGILTVKKQRGILPSKAEKLSNMNEKEFSPFQIDKLTILFYCSCIGFILTLPFFISDGLINFNSDKSFLNDFCLKTLFLVLIHGATHFFQAMLAFQLIGMLSPVNYSIANIMKRIVIIAVALAWESSLSLRQVLGLSMTVVGLYGYDKWGLSKK, encoded by the coding sequence ATGATTACAACGCAGAGTACTACGCAAAGCACCACCACTAAGCGGCGGAACTCTGTCCATACCAACCTTTTTGACCCCAAGCTTTACCAAGTGCCTACACTACCTCAGGGGTACCATAAATCTCCTAACAGTGCGCCTCGGAGTTCCATCCCAGAGAAGCCTATCGCTGGCAATGAAAACTTATTGCAGCAAAAAGTCGACCACCTGATCCCTGAGCAGCTTAGAGGTTATCTGCCTGTGGTAAATGCGAGAGTCACTTCACTCTGTTGCGTCTGGTACATTACATCTTCGATTTCAAGTAATCTCTCGAAGGCCATTTTGAGTACTTTTCCCCATCCTGTTGCCCTCACCGAGTTGCAATTTCTCATTAGTGGCGCTTTGTGTCTGCTCTTTGTTTCGCTGGCGAACTGGTTGAGCTCTgacaagttgaagaaaagttcagcCTCCAAGACACTTCTTTCTTTTCCCGAGGGAATTCTACCAAGCTACCTCGATGgcgacttcaaaaaatgtgTTTTGCGCAAGTTCCTGACGCCATGTAAACTCGCTTTAACCACCACTCTACCCATGGGTCTATTTCAGCTTGTTGGTCACATCAGTTCCCACAAGGCGACTTCTTTAATACCAGTGTCACTGGTTCACTCAGTGAAAGCGCTCTCCCCCATTATGACGGTATGCTTTTATCGCTTCTTCAAGGGCAAGCATTACAACCGTATGACTTACCTAACTTTGGTGCCCCTAATTTGTGGTGTAATTATAACCTGCTGGTCCACCCATGGTCACAAGAAGCCTAGTGAATCTGCTAATGAAAAAACCTTTGTTTTAGGGCTTTTCTTTGCTCTACTGTCCATGGGAATCTTTGTTTCACAGAATATCTTTGCCAAGGGAATTCTTACTGTTAAGAAGCAGCGCGGAATACTGCCTTCGAAAGCGGAGAAGCTTTCAAACATGAACGAAAAGGAGTTTTCTCCATTCCAAATTGACAAGCTGACCATCCTATTCTACTGCTCCTGCATAGGCTTCATCCTTACTTTGCCATTCTTTATCTCTGATGGCTTGATAAACTTCAACTCGGacaaaagttttttgaacgaCTTCTGCCTGAAAACACTTTTTTTGGTGCTTATACATGGCGCAACACATTTCTTCCAAGCCATGCTTGCGTTTCAATTAATCGGTATGCTATCTCCGGTGAACTACTCTATTGCCAACATCATGAAACGTATTGTTATCATAGCAGTGGCATTGGCATGGGAATCAAGCCTGTCGCTAAGGCAGGTTTTAGGATTATCAATGACAGTTGTTGGTCTTTACGGCTACGACAAATGGGGGCTCTCCAAAAAATGA
- the NOP58 gene encoding RNA-processing protein NOP58 (highly similar to uniprot|Q12499 Saccharomyces cerevisiae YOR310C NOP58 Protein involved in pre-rRNA processing 18S rRNA synthesis and snoRNA synthesis component of the small subunit processome complex which is required for processing of pre-18S rRNA) produces the protein MAYVLTETSAGYALLKASDKKIYKSSSLIQDLNTSDKVLKQFKVAAFSKFGSAAEALEEANSIVEGKVSSQLQKLLDESKADKKATLVVSETKLANAINKLGLNFNVVSDAVTLDIFRAVKEHLPELLPGLSDNDLSKMSLGLAHSIGRHKLKFSADKVDVMIIQAIALLDDLDKELNTYAMRCKEWYGWHFPELAKIVTDSVAFARIILTMGVRSNAAETDLSEILPEEIEERVKAAAEISMGTEITPTDLENIKALATQITEFAAYREQLSNYLSARMKAIAPNLTQLVGELVGARLIAHAGSLISLAKSPASTIQILGAEKALFRALKTKHDTPKYGLLYHASLVGQATGKNKGKIARVLAAKAAVSLRYDALAEDRDDSGDVGLEARSKVESRLSQLEGRDLRTTPKVVREAKKVEITEARAYNADADTATEAAPAADSDDEESEAEEKAEKKDKKKEKKDKKDKKRKREEDSEEKDAKKSKKDKKEKKEKKEKKEKKDKKSKKDKN, from the coding sequence ATGGCTTACGTGTTAACAGAGACTTCGGCCGGTTACGCGCTGTTAAAGGCGTCGGACAAGAAGATCTACAAGTCATCTTCGCTGATCCAGGACCTCAACACTTCAGACAAGGTGCTGAAGCAGTTCAAGGTTGCTGCCTTCTCGAAGTTCGGCTCCGCTGCTGAGGCGTTAGAGGAGGCCAACTCTATCGTTGAGGGTAAGGTCTCAAGTCAGCTacagaagctgcttgacGAGAGCAAGGCCGACAAGAAGGCTACTCTGGTGGTCAGTGAAACCAAGCTTGCTAACGCCATCAACAAGCTAGGCCTCAACTTCAACGTCGTCTCCGACGCCGTGACCCTCGACATTTTCAGAGCTGTGAAAGAGCATTTGCCTGAGTTGCTGCCTGGCTTGTCAGACAATGACTTGTCCAAGATGTCTCTTGGTCTAGCGCACTCCATTGGCCGTCACAAGCTGAAGTTCTCCGCCGACAAGGTCGATGTCATGATTATCCAGGCCATCGCGTTGCTAGATGACTTGGACAAGGAGCTCAACACTTATGCTATGAGATGCAAGGAATGGTACGGCTGGCACTTCCCAGAACTCGCCAAGATTGTGACTGACTCTGTCGCGTTTGCCAGAATCATCTTGACCATGGGCGTCAGATCTAACGCCGCTGAGACAGACCTGAGCGAGATCTTACCTGAAGAGATTGAGGAGCGTGTCAAGGCTGCTGCCGAGATCTCCATGGGTACTGAGATCACTCCTACAGACTTGGAAAACATCAAGGCTCTAGCGACTCAGATTACAGAGTTTGCTGCGTACAGGGAGCAATTGTCGAACTACTTGTCCGCCAGAATGAAGGCTATTGCCCCCAACTTGACCCAACTAGTAGGCGAATTGGTTGGTGCTAGACTGATTGCCCACGCTGGCTCtctgatttctttggcCAAGTCTCCTGCCTCTACCATCCAAATCTTGGGTGCTGAGAAAGCTTTGTtcagagctttgaagactAAGCATGACACTCCAAAGTACGGTTTGCTGTACCATGCTTCTCTAGTTGGTCAAGCTACGGGTAAAAACAAGGGTAAAATCGCCAGAGTGTTGGCCGCGAAGGCTGCCGTGTCTCTGCGTTATGACGCCCTAGCTGAAGACAGGGACGACTCAGGTGACGTGGGTTTGGAGGCTAGATCCAAGGTTGAGAGCAGGTTGTCTCAGTTGGAGGGCAGAGATCTGAGAACCACTCCAAAGGTTGTTCGTGAGGCTAAGAAGGTCGAGATTACTGAAGCCAGAGCTTACAACGCTGATGCGGACACTGCCACCGAGGCTGCTCCTGCCGCCGATTCTGACGACGAAGAGTCCgaggctgaagaaaaggccgagaagaaggacaagaagaaggagaagaaggacaagaaggacaagaagagaaagagagaagaggactcagaagaaaaggacGCTAAGAAGTctaagaaggacaagaaagagaagaaagaaaagaaggagaagaaggagaagaaggacaaaaagtccaagaaagacaagaacTAA